From a region of the Mycolicibacterium sp. MU0050 genome:
- a CDS encoding BMC domain-containing protein, with protein sequence MAELRSFIFIDRLQPQTMSYLGTWIKGALPRANMAAQIIEVAPGLDIEGVTDVALKHAEVKAGILVVERQFGYLEFHGETGAVKAAADAALDSLGGDIDAAVRPTILASRIISSIDHQHAFLINRNKIGSMVLPGESLFVLEVQPASYAILATNEAEKAADVKVVDFRMIGATGRVYLSGAEADVRQAADAAREALLRSAP encoded by the coding sequence GTGGCCGAATTGCGTTCCTTCATCTTCATCGATCGTCTGCAGCCGCAGACCATGTCCTACCTGGGCACCTGGATCAAGGGTGCGCTGCCGCGGGCCAACATGGCCGCCCAGATCATCGAGGTGGCTCCCGGCCTGGACATCGAGGGCGTCACCGATGTCGCGCTCAAGCACGCCGAGGTCAAGGCAGGAATCCTGGTGGTGGAGCGCCAGTTCGGGTATCTGGAGTTCCACGGCGAGACCGGCGCGGTCAAGGCCGCGGCCGACGCGGCGCTCGACTCGCTGGGCGGGGACATCGACGCCGCGGTGCGCCCCACCATCCTGGCGTCGCGGATCATCTCCAGCATTGATCACCAGCACGCATTCCTGATCAACCGCAACAAGATCGGCTCCATGGTGCTGCCCGGCGAATCGCTGTTCGTCCTCGAGGTGCAACCCGCGTCGTATGCCATCCTGGCCACCAACGAGGCCGAGAAGGCCGCCGACGTCAAGGTCGTCGACTTCCGGATGATCGGCGCCACCGGCCGGGTGTACCTGTCGGGCGCCGAGGCCGATGTCCGCCAGGCCGCCGACGCCGCCCGCGAGGCGCTGCTGCGGAGCGCCCCGTGA
- a CDS encoding EutN/CcmL family microcompartment protein: MIAATVTGNVWASRRIEGIPAGAFLEVQVDGTDTRMIAFDVLGSGVGEHVLIAQGSVAANWFTGTPPPVDALIIGSIDSNPSGS; the protein is encoded by the coding sequence ATGATCGCAGCCACCGTGACCGGCAATGTGTGGGCGTCGCGGCGCATCGAGGGCATCCCGGCCGGGGCCTTCCTCGAGGTCCAGGTCGACGGCACCGACACCCGGATGATCGCGTTCGACGTGTTGGGCAGCGGAGTGGGCGAACATGTCCTCATCGCCCAGGGTTCGGTCGCCGCCAACTGGTTCACCGGCACCCCGCCGCCGGTCGACGCGCTCATCATCGGATCTATCGACAGCAACCCCAGCGGTTCGTAG
- a CDS encoding BMC domain-containing protein, with product MASNAIGLIETKGYVAALAAADAMVKAANVTITDRQQVGDGLVAVIVTGEVGAVKAATEAGAETAAQVGELVSVHVIPRPHNELGAHFSVAAK from the coding sequence ATGGCCAGCAACGCAATCGGGCTGATCGAGACCAAGGGCTACGTGGCTGCGCTCGCCGCCGCGGACGCCATGGTGAAGGCCGCCAACGTCACCATCACCGACCGTCAACAGGTCGGCGACGGCCTGGTCGCCGTCATCGTCACCGGTGAGGTCGGTGCGGTCAAGGCCGCCACCGAGGCCGGTGCCGAGACCGCCGCGCAGGTCGGCGAACTCGTGAGCGTGCATGTGATCCCGCGGCCGCACAACGAGCTCGGGGCGCATTTCTCGGTCGCCGCAAAGTAG
- a CDS encoding microcompartment protein, whose protein sequence is MVAPESKAETAQRTDIRVYLLVEDLQRQFAGYLGTPTRARGYPPYEGEHALIVEVSPALAIERVIDLALREVPEIQPGILYVERQFGVLEIHSASLADVQRAGEAILAGTGNKAADQLRPRVLYHDIITDITDQHAVILNRNRQASMILPGQSLLVYEMTPALFAAVAANEAERAAPGLTLVDVQMIGAAGRLYISGSTADVTVARDRITEVLASIEGRDH, encoded by the coding sequence ATGGTTGCGCCCGAGAGCAAGGCCGAAACAGCACAGCGCACCGACATCCGGGTGTACCTGCTGGTGGAGGACCTGCAACGACAGTTCGCCGGCTATCTGGGTACACCGACGCGGGCCCGCGGCTATCCGCCCTACGAGGGTGAGCACGCGCTGATCGTCGAGGTGTCGCCCGCTCTTGCCATCGAGCGGGTCATCGATCTGGCGCTGCGCGAGGTTCCGGAGATCCAGCCTGGAATCCTCTACGTGGAGCGGCAGTTCGGCGTCTTGGAGATCCACTCGGCCAGCCTGGCCGACGTGCAGCGGGCCGGCGAGGCGATCCTGGCCGGCACCGGCAACAAGGCCGCCGATCAGCTGCGACCGCGGGTGCTCTACCACGACATCATCACCGACATCACCGATCAGCACGCGGTGATCCTCAACCGGAACCGGCAGGCGTCGATGATCCTGCCGGGCCAGTCACTGCTGGTCTACGAGATGACCCCGGCGCTGTTCGCGGCGGTGGCCGCCAACGAGGCCGAGCGTGCCGCGCCCGGGCTCACCCTCGTCGACGTGCAGATGATCGGTGCCGCGGGGCGGCTCTACATCAGCGGCAGCACCGCCGATGTCACCGTGGCCCGGGACCGCATCACGGAGGTGCTGGCCAGCATCGAAGGGCGGGACCACTGA
- a CDS encoding phosphotransferase enzyme family protein, with protein sequence MSSENGVIADDIDVARRALVEYDMSAEASLQLLNLSENATYLVDDGGTKSILRVHRRNYHRAHEIESELDWLQALQVESDISVPTVLPARDGRRLVTVTDDGVDRYVVHFDMIGGAEPDEDSLTVGDFHTLGTITAGLHEHSRGWQRPEGFGRFSWDWEHSLGDQPRWGRWHDAQGVGAAETELLGRAQALLRQRLDEYGNGPDRYGLIHADLRLANLLVDPPEITVIDFDDCGFGWYFYDFGTAVSFIEDDPALPEWQESWVAGYRSRGEMSAADEDMLASFVLLRRLLLLAWMGSHSHSRESATKAISYAAGSCALAEHYLSSNGRRLY encoded by the coding sequence ATGAGCAGTGAGAACGGCGTGATCGCCGACGACATCGACGTCGCTCGGCGGGCCCTCGTCGAATACGACATGTCGGCGGAGGCGTCGCTGCAGCTGCTGAACCTGTCGGAGAACGCCACCTACCTGGTGGACGACGGTGGCACCAAGTCGATCCTGCGGGTGCACCGGCGCAACTACCACCGGGCGCACGAGATCGAATCCGAGCTGGACTGGCTGCAGGCACTGCAGGTCGAGAGCGACATCTCGGTGCCCACGGTGCTGCCGGCCCGCGACGGACGTCGGCTGGTCACCGTGACCGACGACGGGGTCGACCGGTACGTGGTGCACTTCGACATGATCGGCGGGGCCGAACCCGACGAGGACTCGCTGACGGTCGGAGACTTCCACACCCTGGGGACCATCACCGCCGGGCTGCACGAACATTCGCGGGGCTGGCAGCGCCCGGAAGGCTTCGGCCGGTTCTCCTGGGACTGGGAGCACAGCCTGGGCGATCAGCCGCGGTGGGGCCGCTGGCACGACGCGCAGGGCGTCGGTGCGGCCGAGACCGAACTGCTCGGACGGGCGCAGGCGCTGCTGCGGCAGCGGCTCGACGAGTACGGCAACGGGCCGGACCGCTACGGCCTGATCCACGCGGACCTGCGGCTGGCCAACCTGCTGGTCGATCCGCCCGAGATCACGGTGATCGACTTCGATGACTGCGGATTCGGCTGGTATTTCTACGATTTCGGGACCGCGGTGTCGTTCATCGAGGATGATCCCGCGCTGCCCGAGTGGCAGGAATCCTGGGTCGCCGGTTACCGCAGCCGCGGGGAGATGTCCGCGGCGGACGAGGACATGCTGGCGTCCTTCGTGTTGCTGCGCCGGCTGTTGTTGCTGGCGTGGATGGGCAGTCATTCGCACTCGCGCGAATCTGCCACCAAGGCAATCAGTTACGCAGCCGGCAGCTGTGCGCTGGCCGAACACTATCTGAGTTCCAACGGCCGGCGTCTGTACTGA
- the fabG gene encoding 3-oxoacyl-ACP reductase FabG: MFTSLAGRTAIVTGGSKGIGRGIAQTFANAGVNVVITGRNQADLDRTVADLADAPGTVSACQADVANPEDSRRVVAEAVQRHGGLDIVCANAGIFPSARLEDLSPEQLDEVLGVNFKGTVYIVQAALAALTDSGHGRVVITSSITGPITGYPGWSHYGASKAAQLGFLRTAAMELANKNITVNAVLPGNVMTEGLDGMGQDYLDQMASAVPTGRLGTVADIGNAALFFATDEAGYITGQSLVVDGGQILPESHQALAEL, translated from the coding sequence ATGTTCACTTCGCTCGCAGGCCGCACCGCCATCGTCACCGGTGGCAGCAAGGGCATCGGTCGCGGAATCGCGCAGACGTTCGCCAACGCGGGGGTGAACGTGGTGATCACCGGGCGCAATCAGGCCGACCTGGACCGCACCGTCGCCGATCTGGCCGACGCGCCGGGGACGGTCAGCGCGTGCCAGGCCGATGTGGCCAACCCGGAGGATTCGCGGCGCGTGGTGGCCGAGGCCGTGCAGCGCCACGGCGGTCTCGACATCGTGTGCGCCAACGCCGGTATCTTCCCGTCGGCGCGGCTGGAGGACCTCTCGCCCGAGCAGCTCGATGAAGTCCTGGGCGTCAACTTCAAGGGCACCGTGTACATCGTGCAGGCCGCGCTGGCGGCCCTGACCGACAGCGGACACGGCCGCGTCGTCATCACCTCGTCGATCACCGGGCCCATCACCGGCTACCCGGGCTGGTCGCATTACGGTGCCAGCAAGGCCGCCCAGCTGGGCTTCCTGCGGACCGCCGCGATGGAGCTGGCCAACAAGAACATCACCGTCAACGCCGTGCTGCCGGGCAACGTCATGACCGAGGGCCTGGACGGAATGGGTCAGGATTACCTGGACCAAATGGCGTCCGCCGTACCCACCGGCCGGCTCGGCACGGTGGCCGACATCGGCAACGCGGCGCTGTTCTTCGCCACCGACGAGGCCGGCTACATCACTGGTCAGAGCCTGGTTGTCGACGGCGGACAGATCCTGCCCGAGTCGCATCAGGCGCTCGCCGAACTCTGA
- a CDS encoding GntR family transcriptional regulator — protein MSGHSEELRRRIVADINAGTSGEKLGSERDLAEKYGTSRSSLRQVLAALEEAGLVHRVIGRAGGIFISHGQVERSLSDVVGVPAFLTSQGYVAGTRVLSTRITPAEPPAQTALGLSENDYVVEIQRLRLADGSPISLENAQFPADSFPGLLEQQLGGSLYEILETHYGFVTGRAEERIEAVNATGSEAALLGIKPDAALLLITRVTYDQGGTPCEYSRDLFRGDRTALAVTAKGWGIAADADANTASVSLQQQAG, from the coding sequence GTGTCCGGCCACAGCGAGGAGTTGCGTCGACGGATCGTCGCCGACATCAACGCGGGGACGTCCGGGGAGAAGCTGGGCAGCGAACGGGATCTGGCGGAGAAGTACGGCACCAGCCGCTCGAGCCTGCGCCAGGTACTGGCGGCGCTGGAGGAGGCCGGTCTGGTGCACCGCGTGATCGGCCGCGCCGGAGGCATTTTCATCAGCCACGGTCAGGTCGAGCGCAGCCTGTCCGACGTCGTCGGGGTGCCGGCGTTCCTGACCAGCCAGGGCTACGTCGCGGGCACCCGGGTGCTCTCGACCCGCATTACGCCGGCCGAACCGCCCGCCCAAACCGCATTGGGACTCTCCGAGAACGACTACGTCGTCGAGATCCAGCGGCTGCGCCTGGCCGACGGCTCGCCGATCTCGCTGGAGAACGCCCAGTTCCCCGCCGACAGCTTCCCCGGTCTGCTGGAGCAGCAGCTGGGCGGTTCCCTCTACGAAATCCTGGAAACCCATTACGGCTTCGTCACCGGCCGCGCCGAGGAACGCATCGAGGCCGTCAATGCCACCGGTAGCGAGGCCGCGCTGCTGGGCATCAAGCCGGATGCGGCGCTGCTGCTGATCACCCGCGTCACCTACGACCAGGGCGGCACGCCGTGTGAGTACTCCCGGGACCTGTTTCGCGGCGACCGCACGGCCCTGGCGGTCACCGCCAAGGGGTGGGGCATCGCCGCCGACGCGGACGCCAACACCGCATCGGTCAGCCTGCAGCAGCAGGCCGGCTAG
- a CDS encoding TetR/AcrR family transcriptional regulator, whose product MSALRPGPRERLISTAIAMVQERGVHATGLSDLLRRSSAARNSIYQHFPGGKQELMVAATETAGEVVVARIDRLAETGDPAEVLRALIAGWITELEESDFRAGCPIAAAALVGPDEPAITAAAAGAFARLRGRLAAALTDAGQPAAERTASVVISAIEGALLQARAAKSVQPLRDVEAALPRLLSSA is encoded by the coding sequence ATGAGCGCGCTCAGACCCGGGCCGCGGGAGCGGCTGATCAGCACGGCCATCGCGATGGTGCAGGAACGCGGCGTGCACGCCACCGGCCTGTCGGATCTGCTCCGGCGCAGCTCCGCCGCGCGCAACTCGATCTATCAGCATTTCCCGGGCGGTAAGCAGGAGCTCATGGTGGCCGCCACCGAGACCGCGGGGGAGGTCGTCGTCGCCCGTATCGACCGACTGGCCGAGACCGGCGATCCGGCCGAGGTGCTGCGGGCCCTGATTGCCGGCTGGATCACCGAGTTGGAGGAGTCGGACTTTCGGGCCGGCTGCCCGATCGCCGCGGCCGCGCTGGTCGGCCCGGACGAGCCGGCGATCACCGCGGCGGCCGCGGGAGCCTTCGCCAGATTGCGCGGGCGGCTCGCCGCCGCCCTGACCGACGCGGGCCAACCGGCTGCCGAGCGCACCGCGTCGGTGGTGATCAGCGCCATCGAGGGCGCGTTGCTGCAGGCCCGCGCGGCGAAGTCGGTGCAACCGTTGCGCGACGTCGAGGCCGCGTTGCCCCGGCTGCTGTCCTCGGCCTAG
- a CDS encoding Ku protein: protein MRSIWKGSIAFGLVNVPVKVYSATQDHDLKFHQVHAKDNGRIRYKRVCEECGEVVEYRDIARAFESDDGRSVVITDEDIATLPEERSREIDVLQFVPAGDIDPIMYDRSYFLEPDTKSTKSYVLLAKTLAETDRIAIVHFALRNKTRLAALRVMDINKREVMTVHTLLWPDEIRDPDFPVLDSKVEIKPAELKMAGQVVESMADDFNPDQYRDDYQEQLRELVEAKLEGGEAFTVEEQPTALDEETDDVSDLLAKLEASVKKRRGGATDTDSDDDSDSDDGSEGGSAKKSSAKKAPAKKAAKKAPAKKSAAKKAPAKKSLAKKTAKK, encoded by the coding sequence ATGCGGTCCATCTGGAAGGGTTCGATTGCCTTTGGCCTGGTGAACGTTCCGGTCAAGGTATACAGCGCCACCCAAGACCACGACCTCAAGTTCCATCAGGTCCACGCCAAGGACAACGGCCGCATCCGGTACAAACGGGTCTGCGAGGAATGCGGCGAGGTGGTCGAATACCGCGACATCGCACGCGCCTTCGAGTCCGACGACGGCCGCAGTGTGGTGATCACCGACGAGGACATCGCAACGCTGCCCGAGGAACGCAGTCGCGAGATCGACGTGCTGCAGTTCGTCCCCGCCGGTGACATCGATCCGATCATGTACGACCGCAGCTACTTCCTGGAGCCCGACACCAAGTCGACGAAGTCCTATGTGCTGTTGGCCAAGACGCTCGCCGAGACCGACCGCATCGCTATCGTGCATTTCGCGTTGCGCAACAAGACCCGGCTGGCCGCGCTGCGGGTGATGGACATCAACAAGCGTGAGGTCATGACCGTCCACACCCTGTTGTGGCCCGACGAGATCCGCGACCCGGATTTCCCGGTGCTCGATTCCAAGGTGGAGATCAAGCCGGCCGAACTGAAGATGGCCGGGCAGGTCGTCGAATCGATGGCCGACGACTTCAACCCCGACCAGTACCGCGACGACTACCAGGAACAACTGCGCGAACTCGTCGAGGCGAAACTCGAGGGCGGCGAGGCGTTCACCGTCGAGGAACAACCCACCGCGCTCGACGAGGAGACCGACGACGTCTCCGATCTGTTGGCCAAGTTGGAGGCCAGCGTCAAGAAGCGGCGCGGCGGCGCCACGGACACCGATTCCGACGACGACTCCGATTCCGACGACGGCTCCGAGGGCGGGTCGGCCAAGAAGAGTTCGGCCAAGAAGGCGCCGGCGAAAAAGGCCGCCAAGAAAGCCCCGGCCAAGAAGTCCGCCGCGAAGAAGGCCCCCGCCAAGAAGTCCCTGGCGAAGAAGACCGCCAAGAAATGA